In the genome of SAR324 cluster bacterium, one region contains:
- a CDS encoding nuclear transport factor 2 family protein has protein sequence MTTKELVQKGYDCFATGDMDTFRTLFHSDVIVKTNGMHKFSGTHKGFDAWLNDMLMQIPTHFDNFKVEPKLMIAEGEYVFVLVHGTATGMDADFGHLFKVQNEKISEFHILDDSQKWAATMKAM, from the coding sequence ATGACAACTAAAGAATTAGTCCAAAAAGGGTACGACTGCTTTGCCACTGGAGACATGGACACTTTTCGCACTTTGTTCCACAGTGATGTGATTGTGAAAACAAACGGAATGCACAAATTTTCTGGAACTCACAAGGGTTTTGATGCTTGGTTAAACGACATGCTCATGCAGATCCCAACGCATTTTGATAATTTTAAAGTTGAACCCAAACTTATGATTGCTGAAGGTGAGTATGTTTTTGTGTTAGTGCACGGGACTGCGACCGGAATGGACGCTGATTTCGGTCATCTTTTCAAAGTTCAAAATGAAAAGATATCTGAGTTTCATATCTTAGATGACTCCCAAAAATGGGCCGCCACAATGAAGGCCATGTAA